From Scylla paramamosain isolate STU-SP2022 unplaced genomic scaffold, ASM3559412v1 Contig1, whole genome shotgun sequence, a single genomic window includes:
- the LOC135095833 gene encoding uncharacterized protein LOC135095833: MTNPIYLCIYLAIYLCLSAHASCTIPPPTINLFHLNPTHSHPPNPGSRHRKRETSRKPQTSRFQDQDQDGVFENLMPKPIVQLFDKEGLHKVVGWRGFYYHVYPRPRNATTPLELVKTWEIGKEIGWDLDESSSSSSIRSSSCSSLTCKWFSSWEFITLLLVLFIWLFTLTSLLCLARSSSGRHFLNQFSSFWARDKDEDNQVLAKGIGYFDGSPGMRRFVLIEDEDDDDEEEGGGDANSDTSSDKQEAVTDEDKTKIQKLPRRGNYILQDAAKGYAVEFGTYRLQEDIDKDMEEDKLAYVLENGAYILPSERVERNKWTDGDTIDYYRFVWGNTVGIDVEDMYSLITQGCRAEVRDRLDGIGKRYDIINDSNARGSEGNARGSEAWKVTEMDDEIREIERRVRSDDVMIRIERKRADTGIKIVRRGSEEIRIEGRERGQIEGNARKLSLDEIKQRRQEIRQHIENGGAENSEVETEELWRTDTQTRGREREESLILTINALADDHHQIFKENVKKTTSEGGTMLNPRRSLGGTRPRSNTSYITKRAASFPMDNYCPVHLLPRKLSLIVEEEAK, translated from the exons ATGACAAATCCAATCTACCTGTGCATTTATCTCGCTATCTACCTCTGCCTCTCCGCCCACGCCTCCTGCACCATCCCACCACCCACCATAAACCTCTTCCACCTCAACCCCACCCACTCACATCCACCAAACCCCGGAAGTCgccacagaaaacgagaaacaagCCGAAAACCTCAAACCTCAAGatttcaagatcaagatcaagatggtGTGTTTGAAAATTTGATGCCAAAACCTATTGTTCAATTATTCGATAAGGAAGGACTGCATAAAGTCGTGGGTTGGAGGGGTTTCTACTATCACGTATACCCACGCCCTCGGAACGCCACCACGCCCCTGGAATTGGTGAAAACATGGGAAATTGGGAAGGAAATAGGATGGGATCTCGAtgaatcttcctcttcttcttctatacgGTCATCATCTTGTTCCTCGCTAACAT GCAAATGGTTTTCTTCGTGGGAATTCATCACATTACTCTTGGTTTTGTTCATCTGGCTCTTCACCCTGACGTCTCTGTTGTGTCTCGCCCGCTCGTCTTCAGGCAGACACTTCCTCAaccagttttcttccttttgggCGAGAGACAAGGACGAGGATAACCAGGTCCTCGCCAAGGGCATAGGATACTTCGATGGGAGCCCTGGTATGCGAAGATTCGTCCTTATTGAAgatgaagacgacgacgacgaagaagaaggaggaggagatgccaACAGCGACACATCCTCAGACAAACAGGAAGCAGTTACAGATGAGGATAAAACCAAGATACAGAAGCTTCCCAGGAGAGGTAATTATATTTTGCAAGACGCAGCGAAGGGTTACGCAGTTGAATTTGGGACATACAGACTACAGGAGGATATAGAtaaggatatggaggaggatAAACTTGCATACGTGCTGGAAAATGGTGCATATATTCTCCCATCGGAAAGAGTGGAGAGAAACAAGTGGACAGACGGAGATACGATAGATTACTATAGATTTGTATGGGGTAACACTGTGGGAATAGATGTAGAAGACATGTACAGTTTAATTACACAAGGATGCCGTGCGGAGGTCCGAGATAGGCTAGATGGAATAGGGAAAAGATACGATATTATAAATGACAGTAAtgcaagaggaagtgaaggtaaTGCAAGAGGAAGTGAAGCGTGGAAGGTGACAGAGATGGATGATGagataagagaaatagagagaagagtTCGAAGTGATGACGTTATGAtaaggatagagagaaaaagagcggatacaggaataaaaatagtcagaagaggaagtgaagaaataagaatagagggaagagaacgaggacaGATAGAAGGAAACGCAAGAAAACTTTCCTTAgacgaaataaaacaaagacgCCAAGAAATCAGACAACatatagaaaacggaggagCAGAGAACAGCGaagtagaaacagaagaactatggagaacagacacacaaacaagaggaagagaaagagaagagagccTAATATTAACTATAAACGCTTTAGCAGACGACCACCACCAAATATTCAAAGAAAACGTCAAAAAAACGACAAGTGAAGGGGGAACTATGCTAAACCCAAGGAGATCGCTAGGAGGAACAAGACCTCGATCAAATACAAGTTATATAACAAAGAGGGCTGCTTCCTTCCCGATGGACAACTActgccctgtccacctcctacCCAGAAAACTCTCGCtcatagtggaggaggaggcgaagtga